In one Pseudoclavibacter sp. Marseille-Q3772 genomic region, the following are encoded:
- a CDS encoding amino acid ABC transporter ATP-binding protein produces the protein MAGPIVRMESVRKHFGQNEVLKSIDLQVNRGEVVVLLGPSGSGKSTLLRCINHLETIDGGRVTVNGEIMGYRQVGRELHELPVAKIAQQRRHIGMVFQRFNLFPHMTALENVMEAPIGVKRVPRKQAAKRANELLARVGLADRADHYPSQLSGGQQQRVAIARTLAMDPELLLFDEPTSALDPELVGEVLDVMRELAEAGMTMIVVTHEIGFARQVADRVVFMDQGVVVEEGAPREVIDNPQHERTKAFLRSVL, from the coding sequence ATGGCCGGTCCCATTGTGAGGATGGAATCCGTGCGCAAGCACTTCGGCCAAAACGAAGTACTCAAGAGCATCGACCTGCAGGTGAACCGAGGCGAAGTAGTGGTGCTGCTCGGCCCATCTGGGTCGGGAAAATCCACCCTGCTGCGATGCATCAACCACCTCGAAACGATTGATGGCGGCCGAGTTACGGTTAACGGCGAAATCATGGGCTACCGTCAGGTGGGCCGTGAGCTGCACGAGCTGCCGGTTGCAAAGATCGCCCAGCAGCGCCGCCATATTGGCATGGTGTTTCAGCGGTTCAACCTGTTCCCACACATGACCGCACTCGAAAACGTCATGGAAGCGCCGATCGGTGTCAAGCGAGTTCCACGGAAGCAGGCAGCAAAACGCGCCAACGAACTGCTCGCCCGCGTTGGCCTGGCCGATCGTGCCGATCACTATCCATCGCAACTTTCCGGTGGTCAGCAACAGCGCGTCGCGATCGCCAGAACCCTCGCCATGGACCCGGAGCTACTGCTCTTCGATGAACCAACCTCGGCGCTTGACCCCGAGCTGGTGGGTGAAGTGCTTGATGTGATGCGAGAACTCGCCGAAGCGGGAATGACCATGATCGTGGTCACCCACGAAATCGGGTTTGCGCGTCAAGTCGCCGACCGCGTCGTGTTTATGGACCAGGGCGTGGTGGTTGAAGAGGGCGCACCGCGCGAAGTGATCGATAACCCGCAACACGAACGAACGAAAGCGTTCCTGCGCAGCGTGCTGTAG
- a CDS encoding amino acid ABC transporter permease: MSTTTSQMKTEPTVDQRDRGGAGVDADDLIIRPLRHPWRWISAAVLLFIVIVLAQSVLTNENLDFAAIGKFLFSPRILSGIGLTLILTVISMLVSTVLAILLAAMRMSDNPVMVGISSVYIWAFRGTPLLVQIVLWGYLGLLYDRLGLGVPFTDIMFWSAPTNQLITPFIAGLLALTLNQAAYSAEIVRSGMLSVDSGQGEAAASLGMTPVRAFRRITLPQAMRVIIPPMGNELISMLKNTSLLSVIAVMEMYTVAMQISAQNLKQVELMIVVSLWYLLLTSILAVPQHYLEKHFGRGTSRTRPTAKKQAKGNKATTSSTQEQEAAQ, from the coding sequence ATGTCGACAACAACCTCACAGATGAAAACCGAACCTACGGTCGATCAACGTGATCGCGGCGGGGCGGGCGTTGACGCGGATGACCTCATCATTCGCCCGCTGCGTCACCCTTGGCGTTGGATCTCCGCAGCGGTGCTGCTGTTCATAGTTATTGTCCTCGCCCAATCGGTGTTGACAAACGAGAACCTCGACTTCGCGGCAATCGGCAAATTCCTGTTCTCGCCAAGAATCCTCTCTGGTATCGGCTTGACGCTGATCCTTACCGTTATCTCGATGCTCGTTTCGACCGTGCTAGCGATCCTACTCGCGGCCATGCGAATGAGTGATAACCCGGTCATGGTGGGAATCTCATCCGTATACATCTGGGCGTTCCGCGGCACCCCGTTGCTAGTGCAGATCGTGCTGTGGGGTTACCTCGGCCTGCTTTACGACCGGCTCGGTCTGGGTGTGCCCTTCACCGACATCATGTTCTGGTCCGCGCCGACCAACCAGCTCATCACGCCGTTTATCGCCGGCCTACTTGCGCTCACACTCAACCAGGCTGCGTACTCGGCGGAGATCGTTCGCTCCGGCATGCTGTCGGTGGATAGCGGTCAGGGAGAAGCCGCCGCATCGCTCGGTATGACCCCGGTACGGGCATTCCGCCGCATCACCCTGCCACAAGCAATGCGCGTGATCATCCCGCCGATGGGTAATGAGCTCATTTCGATGCTCAAGAACACCTCGCTGCTCTCAGTGATTGCCGTGATGGAGATGTACACCGTCGCCATGCAGATCTCGGCCCAGAACCTCAAGCAGGTCGAGCTCATGATCGTCGTGAGCCTGTGGTACCTGCTGCTCACCTCCATCCTTGCCGTGCCGCAGCACTACCTCGAGAAGCACTTTGGACGGGGTACTTCGAGAACTCGTCCCACGGCGAAGAAACAGGCCAAGGGCAATAAGGCGACTACCTCGAGCACACAAGAACAGGAGGCAGCACAGTGA
- a CDS encoding IS481 family transposase has translation MTHLNAALTPRPRLKVARLVVEDGHPISEVAARFQVSWPTVKRWVDRYLAGESMNDRSSRPKSSPKKTNKAVTKRCVSLRMRLREGPIQLAARLGIAPSTVHRILTAARLNRLSYVDRATGEPVRRYEHPHPGSLVHVDVKKIGNIPDGGGWRYVGRRQGQKNRAATPDKPKNKWHSPKLGYAFVHTVIDDYSRVAYTEVHDDETAITAVAVLHRAVEWFAERGVTIERVLSDNGSAYRSHLWRDACEALSIRPKFTRPYRPQTNGKVERFHRTMGDGWAFARCYTSEQERRDALPDWLHHYNQHRPHSACGNQPPFSRLINVPGQYN, from the coding sequence ATGACCCACCTCAATGCAGCTCTCACACCTCGCCCCCGGCTCAAGGTCGCCCGCCTCGTCGTCGAGGACGGCCACCCGATCAGCGAGGTCGCCGCCCGGTTCCAGGTGTCCTGGCCGACCGTGAAGCGGTGGGTCGACCGCTACCTCGCCGGCGAGTCCATGAACGACCGCTCGTCGCGACCGAAGTCCTCACCGAAAAAGACGAACAAGGCGGTGACGAAGCGGTGCGTGAGCCTGCGAATGCGACTGCGCGAAGGACCAATCCAGCTCGCCGCCCGGCTGGGGATCGCTCCCTCGACGGTCCACCGCATCCTCACGGCGGCGCGCCTGAACCGGTTGTCGTACGTCGACCGCGCCACGGGCGAGCCAGTACGTCGCTACGAGCACCCGCACCCGGGTTCGCTGGTGCACGTGGACGTGAAGAAGATCGGGAACATCCCCGACGGCGGCGGCTGGCGTTACGTCGGCCGCCGCCAGGGCCAGAAGAACCGCGCCGCGACACCGGACAAGCCGAAGAACAAGTGGCACAGCCCCAAGCTCGGGTACGCATTCGTACACACCGTCATCGACGACTACTCCCGCGTCGCGTACACCGAGGTCCACGACGACGAGACCGCCATCACCGCCGTCGCCGTCCTGCACCGGGCGGTCGAGTGGTTCGCCGAACGTGGCGTGACCATCGAACGAGTGCTGTCCGACAACGGCAGCGCCTACCGGTCCCATCTATGGCGCGACGCCTGCGAGGCGCTGTCGATCCGTCCGAAGTTCACTCGCCCGTACCGGCCGCAGACCAACGGAAAAGTGGAGCGGTTCCACCGCACGATGGGTGACGGGTGGGCCTTCGCCCGCTGCTACACCAGCGAGCAAGAACGCCGAGACGCCCTCCCCGACTGGCTCCACCACTACAACCAGCATCGCCCCCACAGCGCCTGCGGGAACCAGCCGCCCTTCTCACGATTGATCAACGTCCCCGGTCAGTACAACTAG
- a CDS encoding MFS transporter yields the protein MRERASSAGTWVVVAGYFLVMLDTTIVNIALPHIGTGLSVSPGGLAWIVDAYTLVFAALLLPAGSACDRYGARRVYLTGITMFAFASIACAIAPNAGLLIAARAIQGVGAAAVVPATLALITQLFADPAARAKTVGLWGAAGGVAAAVGPLLGGVLLDGIGWRAVFWVNVPVVAAITIGAIRTLPARAGRPGRLDAAGQMLAILALAGLTFAIIDTGDHGLTVRTIAGFALALLASVGFVWHERRTRAPMLPLTVFSAPGFSTATVVGFVLNFSFFGQLFALTLYIQHTRDLDPSMAGLVMAPQALGAIIGAPLGGRITAAHAPQRAMLTGLAIGTAGFASLMIFTTTTPYPVVAALTFVAGLGMAIAMPAATSAAVSAAPVALTGIAGSVINAARQTGSVVGVAVLGSLATGIGGVPGFHAAALGAAIAFALGLALVIWNAVKEHSNHE from the coding sequence ATGAGAGAACGGGCGAGCAGCGCGGGCACGTGGGTCGTCGTCGCCGGCTACTTCCTCGTGATGCTCGACACCACGATCGTGAACATCGCCCTGCCCCACATCGGCACCGGCCTCTCGGTCTCGCCCGGCGGCCTGGCCTGGATCGTGGACGCGTACACGCTCGTGTTCGCCGCCCTGCTGCTGCCCGCCGGCAGCGCCTGCGACCGGTACGGGGCACGCCGCGTCTACCTGACCGGCATTACCATGTTCGCGTTCGCCTCGATCGCGTGCGCCATCGCCCCGAACGCGGGCCTGCTCATCGCGGCCCGCGCGATCCAGGGCGTCGGGGCAGCCGCGGTCGTACCGGCCACCCTCGCCCTGATCACCCAGCTCTTCGCCGACCCTGCCGCACGCGCTAAGACGGTCGGGCTGTGGGGTGCTGCCGGCGGTGTCGCCGCGGCGGTCGGGCCGCTGCTCGGCGGCGTGCTCCTGGACGGGATCGGCTGGCGGGCCGTGTTCTGGGTCAACGTGCCCGTCGTGGCCGCCATCACCATCGGTGCCATCCGCACCCTCCCCGCGCGTGCCGGGAGACCGGGGCGGCTCGACGCGGCCGGTCAGATGCTCGCGATCCTCGCTTTGGCAGGGTTGACGTTCGCGATCATCGACACCGGCGACCACGGCCTCACCGTCCGCACCATCGCCGGGTTCGCCCTCGCGCTTCTGGCGTCGGTCGGGTTCGTCTGGCACGAGCGCCGCACCCGTGCGCCGATGCTGCCGCTCACGGTCTTCTCCGCGCCCGGATTCTCGACCGCGACTGTGGTCGGGTTTGTGCTGAACTTCAGCTTCTTCGGGCAGCTGTTCGCCCTCACCCTGTACATCCAGCACACCCGCGACCTCGACCCCAGCATGGCGGGGCTCGTGATGGCGCCGCAAGCGCTCGGTGCGATCATCGGCGCCCCGCTCGGCGGCCGCATTACCGCCGCACACGCCCCGCAGCGGGCGATGCTCACCGGCCTCGCGATCGGCACAGCGGGATTCGCGAGCCTGATGATCTTCACTACGACGACCCCGTATCCGGTTGTCGCCGCGCTGACGTTCGTCGCGGGGCTGGGCATGGCGATCGCCATGCCCGCAGCGACCAGTGCCGCCGTCTCCGCTGCGCCCGTCGCCCTGACGGGGATCGCCGGGAGCGTGATCAACGCCGCCAGACAGACCGGCAGCGTCGTCGGCGTGGCCGTGCTCGGCAGCCTCGCCACCGGCATCGGCGGCGTACCAGGGTTCCACGCTGCAGCCCTCGGTGCCGCGATCGCCTTCGCCCTCGGCCTTGCTCTCGTGATCTGGAACGCCGTGAAGGAACACTCGAACCATGAGTGA
- the lysA gene encoding diaminopimelate decarboxylase, with amino-acid sequence MNGELTIGGCLVSDLVNTYGTPLHIYDEAGLRAQMRRLVDGMRSRWPRSEVLFASKAAPFVAMYAIAAEEGMAIDVAGQGEIELALAAGVDPARMYFHGNAKTDAEITRAVELGVGTIIIDSIDEIDRLDRLVPTGHVQHCLIRVNPGVDAETHESMNTGGSKSKFGLPLEAVVAQIERLRDHERIAIDGVHVHIGSQILNVAQFAQAVDALADVGGVDTYDLGGGLGVAYVADETAPSVDDYLDTLIDAARRNLPADAKLLIEPGRATVARAGVTAYQAVVVKSAGQNFVAVDGGMADQLEIALTGQPFSVVIANKADAEPTGTHQIVGRQCESGDLLVADAPLPHPQVGDIIVVPATGAYSYTMTNNYNGALRPPIVMARDGEARLVARRETYGDLLRLHEPVSQIQPTATEQ; translated from the coding sequence ATGAACGGCGAGCTCACCATCGGCGGTTGCCTCGTCTCCGACCTTGTCAACACTTACGGAACACCCCTGCACATCTACGATGAAGCGGGTCTGCGCGCACAGATGCGCCGGCTGGTGGATGGGATGCGCTCGCGCTGGCCTCGCTCGGAGGTCCTGTTCGCGTCGAAGGCCGCCCCGTTTGTGGCGATGTACGCCATCGCCGCGGAAGAGGGCATGGCGATTGACGTCGCCGGGCAGGGCGAGATCGAACTCGCCCTCGCGGCCGGAGTGGACCCCGCGCGCATGTACTTTCACGGCAACGCCAAGACCGATGCTGAGATCACACGCGCAGTCGAACTCGGTGTGGGCACAATCATCATCGACAGCATCGATGAGATCGATCGGCTCGACCGCCTCGTGCCGACTGGTCACGTGCAGCACTGCCTGATCCGCGTCAATCCCGGCGTCGATGCGGAAACGCACGAGTCGATGAACACCGGCGGGTCCAAATCGAAGTTCGGTCTGCCGCTGGAAGCGGTCGTCGCCCAGATCGAGCGGCTTCGCGACCACGAACGCATCGCAATCGACGGTGTACACGTACACATTGGCTCGCAGATCCTGAACGTCGCACAGTTTGCCCAGGCCGTTGATGCGCTCGCGGATGTGGGTGGAGTCGACACCTATGATCTCGGCGGTGGCCTTGGGGTCGCGTATGTGGCCGATGAAACTGCCCCGAGCGTTGACGACTACCTCGATACGCTCATTGATGCTGCACGACGCAACCTGCCAGCTGACGCCAAACTGCTGATTGAACCCGGTCGTGCAACGGTCGCGCGTGCCGGGGTGACCGCGTACCAGGCCGTGGTGGTGAAGTCTGCCGGCCAGAACTTCGTCGCCGTCGATGGCGGTATGGCTGATCAGCTTGAGATCGCGCTCACTGGCCAGCCGTTCTCGGTGGTCATCGCAAACAAAGCGGATGCGGAACCGACCGGCACCCATCAGATCGTCGGTCGGCAGTGCGAGTCGGGCGACCTGCTCGTAGCGGATGCGCCGCTACCGCACCCGCAGGTGGGGGACATCATCGTCGTCCCGGCTACCGGCGCCTACTCGTACACCATGACCAACAACTACAACGGTGCGCTACGGCCACCGATCGTCATGGCCCGCGACGGCGAAGCACGGCTCGTTGCCCGCCGAGAAACCTACGGGGATCTGTTGCGCTTGCACGAACCCGTGAGCCAAATCCAACCCACCGCCACCGAACAGTAG
- a CDS encoding DNA-processing protein DprA — MASLADTARDEREARAMLTMIVSAGDETVGRLLGREGGVETLRMLESNHAIPGVSVEESATLQGTMHLASSRLSFDDDLREALDGSYAVLIPGDPHWPVSLNELGHRAPYALWARGATSFLAEPTYVRLTVAGSRAATDYGVSVTAELVTEAARREQVIVTGGDYGIDAAALRAALGVQGHVVAVMAGGMDRFYPAGNTELLGRLADYGLVVSEQPPGAVPTRQRFIDRSRILAGLSGSTVIVEAAARSGSALIAREAARLGRGVGAVPGPVTSAASTGTHQLLREGTARLVASSDDLAELAAQPRPALGRRPSRSMSVAREEPGIEPETPGRSL, encoded by the coding sequence ATGGCTTCTCTGGCTGACACCGCCCGTGATGAGCGCGAGGCGCGGGCGATGCTGACGATGATCGTCAGCGCGGGCGACGAGACCGTGGGGCGCCTGCTTGGGCGGGAGGGCGGCGTCGAGACGCTGCGCATGCTCGAATCCAACCACGCGATCCCCGGCGTGAGCGTCGAGGAGTCAGCGACCCTGCAAGGCACGATGCACCTGGCCTCCTCGCGGCTGTCCTTCGATGATGATCTGCGCGAGGCGCTGGACGGGTCATATGCGGTGCTGATCCCCGGCGATCCGCATTGGCCGGTCTCACTGAACGAGCTGGGCCACCGGGCTCCATATGCGCTATGGGCGAGAGGGGCGACCTCGTTCCTCGCGGAGCCGACGTATGTGCGCCTCACGGTTGCCGGATCGCGGGCGGCCACGGATTACGGCGTGAGCGTCACCGCGGAGCTCGTGACCGAGGCGGCGCGACGCGAACAGGTCATCGTGACTGGTGGCGATTACGGGATCGATGCGGCGGCGCTTCGGGCCGCGCTCGGCGTGCAGGGGCACGTGGTCGCGGTTATGGCCGGCGGGATGGATCGCTTCTATCCGGCCGGGAACACCGAACTCCTTGGCCGTCTCGCCGATTACGGGCTGGTGGTGAGTGAGCAGCCGCCCGGCGCGGTTCCGACGCGGCAGCGGTTCATTGACCGCAGCCGCATCCTCGCCGGACTGTCGGGATCGACGGTGATCGTGGAAGCGGCGGCACGCTCCGGGTCGGCGCTGATCGCACGCGAGGCCGCAAGGCTGGGCCGGGGCGTGGGCGCCGTGCCGGGGCCGGTCACCTCGGCTGCGAGCACGGGCACGCACCAACTGCTGCGCGAAGGCACGGCGCGGCTCGTCGCGAGCTCCGACGATCTCGCAGAGCTCGCCGCTCAACCGCGGCCGGCCCTGGGACGACGGCCGTCACGGAGCATGAGCGTCGCGCGGGAGGAGCCCGGCATCGAACCCGAGACGCCTGGCCGCTCCCTCTGA
- a CDS encoding PucR family transcriptional regulator: MPLSIYTDATPDYQPLTITMLLQGDGAGVVDVISGTVRSDQVVVDSEYYDVHSAAGVASGVLLLVPAWQAMSSDAVTQLAEIARSRSVSAVVITTEDASHARQTLGTLLEDVPLLALSEKITWRQFEGLVQQAIGEHSPGFAQSPMHPDYLYALADSIAELFGGAVSIENHARTLLAYSTISGQLIDEFRERGVLTRQVPDAPRNKMQYDRVLRSDEPVRFPQYDQELPRAAIAIRAGNLHLGTIWAIDPNGFDVEQALPAAQRRALQRGAELAAGHLMSGWRLADEDAYRREQALRQGLHGSATELLRDLHTKYPLFLVGTAFNDFEASAGDVAQLRLAIDRELRARLTLIASVVDQGIGYFLVTSESQDHLAHALRASLNSAARALPGAARAGISSSFTSDEEQLAVQREEVDAILRASEGALGAVCTTTQMRDRMLVDALGELLAERPYLRHPALGAIRGELRQTLLELFAHAGSVARAAERLNVHPNTVRYRRDQVQALWPQATGSASGQLALWATLLTASESTDDTGPKRAATGH, translated from the coding sequence ATGCCCTTGTCGATTTACACAGACGCGACTCCCGATTATCAGCCGCTCACAATCACAATGCTCCTCCAGGGAGACGGTGCCGGGGTGGTGGATGTGATCAGCGGCACAGTGCGCTCCGATCAAGTGGTCGTCGACAGTGAGTACTACGACGTGCATTCCGCTGCCGGTGTGGCGTCCGGGGTGCTGCTACTGGTTCCTGCGTGGCAAGCGATGAGTTCGGATGCGGTCACGCAGCTCGCAGAGATCGCGCGCAGCAGGTCAGTATCTGCCGTGGTCATCACGACTGAAGATGCATCCCACGCACGCCAAACCCTGGGCACGCTTCTCGAGGATGTTCCGCTGCTGGCCTTGAGCGAGAAGATCACCTGGCGCCAGTTCGAGGGACTCGTGCAGCAAGCCATCGGCGAGCACTCCCCCGGTTTCGCCCAATCACCGATGCACCCCGACTATCTGTATGCACTCGCCGATAGCATCGCGGAGCTGTTCGGCGGAGCGGTGTCGATTGAGAATCACGCCCGCACCCTGCTGGCGTATTCGACGATCTCCGGACAGCTCATCGATGAGTTCCGCGAACGCGGCGTGCTGACGCGGCAGGTACCGGATGCGCCGCGAAACAAGATGCAATACGACCGGGTGCTTCGCTCCGATGAGCCGGTGCGTTTCCCACAGTACGATCAGGAGCTGCCTCGTGCTGCCATAGCGATTCGTGCCGGCAATTTGCATCTGGGCACGATCTGGGCGATCGATCCGAATGGGTTTGATGTTGAACAGGCACTGCCCGCGGCACAGCGCCGGGCCCTTCAGCGTGGTGCGGAGCTCGCTGCTGGCCACTTGATGTCAGGGTGGCGGCTCGCTGATGAGGATGCGTATCGCCGCGAACAGGCGCTTCGTCAAGGATTACACGGGTCGGCGACCGAGCTGTTACGAGACTTGCACACCAAGTACCCGCTTTTCCTCGTCGGCACTGCGTTCAACGACTTCGAAGCATCAGCTGGCGATGTGGCTCAATTGCGCTTGGCGATCGATCGCGAACTGCGTGCAAGGCTCACCCTCATCGCGAGTGTGGTGGATCAGGGCATCGGTTATTTCCTCGTCACATCCGAGTCGCAGGACCACCTGGCGCACGCGCTCCGGGCATCGCTCAACTCGGCAGCTCGGGCACTTCCCGGCGCGGCTCGGGCAGGTATCTCTTCGTCGTTCACATCCGATGAAGAACAGCTCGCGGTACAGCGTGAAGAGGTGGATGCGATTCTGCGCGCGAGCGAAGGCGCACTCGGTGCGGTGTGCACGACCACGCAGATGCGCGATCGAATGCTCGTCGATGCCCTCGGCGAGCTGCTTGCGGAGCGCCCTTATCTTCGCCACCCGGCACTCGGAGCGATCCGCGGGGAGCTGCGCCAAACACTCCTCGAACTGTTTGCGCACGCCGGAAGCGTGGCACGCGCGGCCGAACGACTCAATGTGCATCCCAATACCGTCCGGTACCGCCGCGACCAGGTGCAGGCGCTGTGGCCGCAGGCGACGGGGAGCGCAAGCGGACAGCTGGCGCTGTGGGCGACGCTACTCACCGCATCCGAATCGACCGACGATACCGGCCCTAAGCGCGCTGCCACCGGCCACTAG
- a CDS encoding sulfate permease: MLLIIWLAVIFVILVARRPRTRGPIGRLMPTNRLVDAVLYTRRGVKWGIPAMLLAVPYLFIAVMCRGFIEQGGPGWLNLLVIYGIYNAAKITWIGPISLIYLTRARFLEHRARKHAERQAHTDEDEASADSHLVLAGGAS, translated from the coding sequence ATGTTGCTCATCATCTGGCTCGCAGTAATCTTCGTCATCCTCGTGGCGCGTCGCCCGCGCACCCGCGGCCCCATCGGACGCCTGATGCCCACGAACCGCCTGGTCGATGCCGTGCTCTACACCCGGCGAGGCGTCAAGTGGGGCATCCCGGCCATGCTCCTCGCCGTGCCCTACCTGTTCATCGCGGTGATGTGCCGCGGCTTCATCGAGCAAGGCGGCCCCGGCTGGCTCAACCTCCTCGTGATCTACGGCATCTACAACGCCGCCAAGATCACGTGGATCGGCCCGATCAGCCTCATCTACCTCACCCGCGCCCGCTTCCTCGAACACCGCGCCCGCAAGCATGCAGAACGCCAGGCGCACACGGACGAGGATGAGGCTTCTGCTGACAGCCACCTCGTGCTGGCAGGAGGTGCGTCATGA
- a CDS encoding ABC transporter substrate-binding protein, with product MKLRKIAGIAAASMLLLTGCANAGGEREALTSGVNEEAKAALPEDIRNAGVLKVAVDYPYPPFAHEDVDTGEMQGLEVDLAHAIGEKLDIDVQLNKQPFDTVVASLQSGSNDIIMSGMNDTVERQDVLTFTDYLYAGFAIAVPSGNPKGIEDITDLCGLTIASQKASTTGDVLDSISEQCKEAGKPEIKTHELATVPDASTAVQAGNADGFIGDAPIMAFLAETANDGKAFELLEFATAPKGFDPVYTGIGCLKDDEELAEAVYLAMKALEEEGVYEKLMDKHGQKDYVVTDGIGQNLAKE from the coding sequence ATGAAACTTCGCAAAATTGCCGGTATCGCCGCGGCATCAATGCTCCTATTGACCGGATGCGCCAATGCAGGCGGTGAACGTGAGGCACTTACCAGCGGCGTCAACGAGGAGGCAAAAGCGGCGCTGCCGGAGGATATCCGCAATGCCGGTGTGTTGAAGGTCGCGGTCGACTACCCGTACCCACCGTTCGCGCATGAGGACGTCGACACCGGTGAGATGCAAGGGCTGGAAGTCGACCTCGCCCATGCAATCGGTGAGAAGCTCGATATCGACGTGCAGCTCAACAAACAGCCATTCGACACGGTGGTTGCCAGCCTGCAGTCCGGATCAAACGACATCATCATGTCTGGGATGAACGACACGGTCGAACGTCAGGACGTGCTCACCTTCACCGACTACCTGTACGCCGGCTTCGCCATTGCAGTGCCCAGCGGTAACCCGAAGGGGATCGAAGACATCACTGACCTGTGCGGCCTCACTATCGCGAGCCAGAAAGCATCCACCACCGGTGATGTGCTCGATAGCATTAGCGAGCAGTGCAAGGAAGCCGGTAAGCCGGAAATCAAGACCCACGAACTTGCGACCGTGCCTGACGCCTCAACTGCGGTGCAGGCGGGTAACGCCGATGGGTTCATTGGGGATGCGCCAATCATGGCGTTTCTCGCCGAAACGGCAAATGACGGCAAGGCCTTCGAACTGCTCGAGTTTGCAACCGCGCCAAAGGGATTCGACCCGGTCTACACCGGTATCGGCTGCCTCAAGGATGATGAAGAGTTGGCAGAAGCCGTGTACCTGGCGATGAAAGCGCTCGAAGAAGAGGGCGTCTACGAGAAGCTCATGGACAAGCACGGCCAGAAAGACTACGTCGTCACCGACGGCATCGGTCAAAACCTCGCCAAGGAGTAG
- a CDS encoding winged helix-turn-helix domain-containing protein — MERTFPEAAPNIVPVAAALADPSRAAMCTALMDGRAWTPGELAKLCGIARSTATEHLHRLADVGITADVRQGKHRYVTLASDQVADLLERLAALSGHTLPTAPSLSAADRTRRFREGRTCYKHLAGRLGLDLTDALRTRGYVDGDWRLTETGTTWAEHHRLDLSEHRGKPCLDTTERRPHLAGGLGVSLCAALFARRWISRIGDSRAVRLTTDGRSSLRDLLPFS; from the coding sequence ATGGAGCGGACGTTTCCCGAAGCGGCGCCGAACATCGTGCCGGTCGCGGCGGCGCTGGCCGACCCGTCGCGGGCGGCGATGTGCACGGCGCTCATGGACGGGCGGGCATGGACGCCGGGCGAGCTCGCGAAGCTGTGCGGCATCGCCCGCTCCACCGCGACCGAGCACCTGCACCGGCTCGCCGACGTCGGCATCACTGCCGACGTCCGGCAGGGCAAGCACCGCTACGTCACCCTCGCCAGCGACCAAGTCGCCGACCTCCTTGAACGCCTCGCGGCCCTCAGCGGTCACACGCTTCCGACCGCGCCGAGCCTGTCCGCGGCCGACCGGACGAGGCGATTCCGTGAGGGGCGCACCTGCTACAAGCACCTCGCCGGGCGTCTCGGCCTCGACCTCACCGACGCCCTCCGCACCCGCGGGTACGTCGACGGAGACTGGCGGCTCACCGAGACCGGCACCACCTGGGCCGAGCATCACCGTCTCGACCTGTCCGAGCATCGCGGCAAGCCCTGTCTCGATACGACGGAGCGGCGCCCGCATCTGGCAGGCGGCCTGGGTGTCTCGCTCTGCGCGGCCCTGTTCGCACGGCGCTGGATCAGCCGCATCGGAGACAGCCGGGCAGTACGGCTCACGACAGACGGCCGGAGCAGCCTCCGCGACCTGCTGCCGTTCTCCTGA